In Phocoena phocoena chromosome 11, mPhoPho1.1, whole genome shotgun sequence, one DNA window encodes the following:
- the MFAP5 gene encoding microfibrillar-associated protein 5 isoform X2, with the protein MLLLGPKVLLFLTVVIIPSDWTPRGVNSQRGDDVTPVTPETFTEDPNLVNDPATDETVLADIKPPTDDLECRDEKFACTRLYSVHRPVKQCIHQLCFTSLRRMYIINNEVCSRLVCKEHEVMKDELCRQMAGLPPRRLRRSSYFRLPPCDDVSLQRPSGL; encoded by the exons ATGCTGCTTTTGGGACCCAAAGTGCTGCTGTTTCTCACTGTAGTCATCATTCCCTCCG ACTGGACACCCCGAGGGGTCAACAGCCAAAGAGGAG ATGATGTGACTCCAGTGACTCCAGAGACATTCACAGAAGATCCTA ATCTGGTGAATGATCCTGCTACAGATGAAACAG TTCTGGCCGATATCAAGCCTCCCACAGATGACCTGG AGTGCCGGGATGAGAAATTTGCCTGCACAAGACTCTACTCCGTGCATCGGCCAGTGAAGCAATGCATCCATCAATTATGCTTTACCAG TCTACGGCGTATGTACATCATCAACAATGAGGTCTGCTCCCGTCTTGTCTGTAAAGAGCATGAAGTTATGAAAG ATGAACTCTGCCGTCAGATGGCTGGTCTACCCCCAAGGCGACTCCGTCGCTCCAGCTATTTCCGCCTTCCCCCCTGTGATGATGTGAGCTTGCAGAGACCCAGTGGTCTGTGA
- the MFAP5 gene encoding microfibrillar-associated protein 5 isoform X4 — MLLLGPKVLLFLTVVIIPSDWTPRGVNSQRGDDVTPVTPETFTEDPNLVNDPATDETECRDEKFACTRLYSVHRPVKQCIHQLCFTSLRRMYIINNEVCSRLVCKEHEVMKDELCRQMAGLPPRRLRRSSYFRLPPCDDVSLQRPSGL; from the exons ATGCTGCTTTTGGGACCCAAAGTGCTGCTGTTTCTCACTGTAGTCATCATTCCCTCCG ACTGGACACCCCGAGGGGTCAACAGCCAAAGAGGAG ATGATGTGACTCCAGTGACTCCAGAGACATTCACAGAAGATCCTA ATCTGGTGAATGATCCTGCTACAGATGAAACAG AGTGCCGGGATGAGAAATTTGCCTGCACAAGACTCTACTCCGTGCATCGGCCAGTGAAGCAATGCATCCATCAATTATGCTTTACCAG TCTACGGCGTATGTACATCATCAACAATGAGGTCTGCTCCCGTCTTGTCTGTAAAGAGCATGAAGTTATGAAAG ATGAACTCTGCCGTCAGATGGCTGGTCTACCCCCAAGGCGACTCCGTCGCTCCAGCTATTTCCGCCTTCCCCCCTGTGATGATGTGAGCTTGCAGAGACCCAGTGGTCTGTGA
- the MFAP5 gene encoding microfibrillar-associated protein 5 isoform X3: MLLLGPKVLLFLTVVIIPSDDVTPVTPETFTEDPNLVNDPATDETVLADIKPPTDDLECRDEKFACTRLYSVHRPVKQCIHQLCFTSLRRMYIINNEVCSRLVCKEHEVMKDELCRQMAGLPPRRLRRSSYFRLPPCDDVSLQRPSGL; the protein is encoded by the exons ATGCTGCTTTTGGGACCCAAAGTGCTGCTGTTTCTCACTGTAGTCATCATTCCCTCCG ATGATGTGACTCCAGTGACTCCAGAGACATTCACAGAAGATCCTA ATCTGGTGAATGATCCTGCTACAGATGAAACAG TTCTGGCCGATATCAAGCCTCCCACAGATGACCTGG AGTGCCGGGATGAGAAATTTGCCTGCACAAGACTCTACTCCGTGCATCGGCCAGTGAAGCAATGCATCCATCAATTATGCTTTACCAG TCTACGGCGTATGTACATCATCAACAATGAGGTCTGCTCCCGTCTTGTCTGTAAAGAGCATGAAGTTATGAAAG ATGAACTCTGCCGTCAGATGGCTGGTCTACCCCCAAGGCGACTCCGTCGCTCCAGCTATTTCCGCCTTCCCCCCTGTGATGATGTGAGCTTGCAGAGACCCAGTGGTCTGTGA
- the MFAP5 gene encoding microfibrillar-associated protein 5 isoform X1 has product MLLLGPKVLLFLTVVIIPSDWTPRGVNSQRGDDVTPVTPETFTEDPNLVNDPATDETVLADIKPPTDDLASPDKNTTTECRDEKFACTRLYSVHRPVKQCIHQLCFTSLRRMYIINNEVCSRLVCKEHEVMKDELCRQMAGLPPRRLRRSSYFRLPPCDDVSLQRPSGL; this is encoded by the exons ATGCTGCTTTTGGGACCCAAAGTGCTGCTGTTTCTCACTGTAGTCATCATTCCCTCCG ACTGGACACCCCGAGGGGTCAACAGCCAAAGAGGAG ATGATGTGACTCCAGTGACTCCAGAGACATTCACAGAAGATCCTA ATCTGGTGAATGATCCTGCTACAGATGAAACAG TTCTGGCCGATATCAAGCCTCCCACAGATGACCTGG CCTCGCCCGATAAAAATACCACCACAG AGTGCCGGGATGAGAAATTTGCCTGCACAAGACTCTACTCCGTGCATCGGCCAGTGAAGCAATGCATCCATCAATTATGCTTTACCAG TCTACGGCGTATGTACATCATCAACAATGAGGTCTGCTCCCGTCTTGTCTGTAAAGAGCATGAAGTTATGAAAG ATGAACTCTGCCGTCAGATGGCTGGTCTACCCCCAAGGCGACTCCGTCGCTCCAGCTATTTCCGCCTTCCCCCCTGTGATGATGTGAGCTTGCAGAGACCCAGTGGTCTGTGA